From a region of the Haematobia irritans isolate KBUSLIRL chromosome 4, ASM5000362v1, whole genome shotgun sequence genome:
- the LOC142235610 gene encoding uncharacterized protein LOC142235610, whose product MSTNSTNTTNGDLPKDRVESTFPFEVCGVDYCGPLYMTQGVRGRAPIKVYIAVFISFTTKAVHLELVPDLSTNCFIADLKRFISRRGRCKIIYSDNATNFLGSNRELKEMLNQFLSESHISSVEKVCRTEGIEWKFIPPRSPHFGGLWESAVKQAKHYLLRTIGSHILPHDELHTICCQAEAIINSRPLTPISNDPNDLRALTPSHFLIGRLATTIPEPSLSNVKISILKKHHQQF is encoded by the coding sequence ATGTCGACCAACAGCACAAATACAACTAATGGGGACTTGCCCAAAGATCGCGTGGAATCAACTTTTCCGTTTGAAGTTTGTGGTGTTGATTACTGTGGTCCACTTTACATGACACAAGGCGTTCGTGGTAGAGCCCCAATAAAAGTTTACATAGCGGTTTTTATCTCTTTTACCACAAAAGCAGTTCATTTAGAGCTCGTCCCAGATTTATCGACAAATTGTTTCATAGCTGATTTAAAACGATTCATTTCAAGACGTGGTCGTTGTAAAATTATCTACTCTGATAATGCTACCAATTTTCTAGGATCGAATAGAGAGCTAAAAGAAATGCTTAACCAGTTTTTATCAGAGTCACATATTTCAAGCGTGGAGAAGGTATGTCGAACCGAGGGCATTGAATGGAAATTCATTCCACCAAGGTCACCCCATTTTGGTGGCCTCTGGGAGAGCGCAGTTAAACAGGCCAAACACTATCTTCTCAGAACTATAGGATCTCATATTCTCCCACATGATGAGCTACATACAATTTGCTGTCAGGCTGAAGCCATTATCAATAGCAGACCACTTACACCAATATCTAATGATCCCAATGACTTACGTGCTCTCACCCCATCGCACTTTTTAATTGGTCGTCTAGCAACTACAATTCCAGAACCTTCACTATCCAACGTTAAAATATCAATATTGAAAAAACATCATCAACAATTTTGA
- the LOC142235611 gene encoding uncharacterized protein LOC142235611, with product MLQIKQISLPRLELCAAVVLAELLATVLELLPHTPSEITCWSDSTVTSWIAGQPSRWSTFVANRVTKIQSLTNNIKWHHVPSQLNPADLLSRGTTADNIISNKLWLNGPPFIKLPPSNWPPQLQTVNTILEVRPLKVVHTTTITHDLIINHTFINNYKTMVRIFAYIKRFITLCHKVPITHGAITAAEMNQATNTICRLIQYCYFKEDLSSLCRNGCMKRQSKLIPLSPFLHDNLIRVGGRLSNSSLKASNFTALFTSILQDVNSIFPQPTPSCRYSNFAKPY from the coding sequence ATGCTCCAAATCAAACAAATAAGTCTTCCTCGCCTCGAGTTGTGTGCTGCCGTCGTTTTGGCTGAGCTACTTGCAACCGTTTTAGAACTTCTGCCACATACACCATCAGAAATAACCTGTTGGTCAGATTCAACAGTAACATCATGGATCGCTGGACAGCCGTCCAGGTGGTCCacttttgtggcaaatcgggtcACAAAAATACAATCTCTTACAAACAACATTAAATGGCATCATGTACCATCACAACTAAATCCAGCTGATTTACTATCACGGGGTACCACTGCTGATAACATAATCAGCAACAAATTATGGCTCAATGGCCCACCATTTATTAAATTACCCCCATCCAATTGGCCACCACAACTGCAAACCGTTAACACTATCCTCGAAGTTCGACCATTGAAAGTTGTCCATACGACTACCATAACACACGACTTAATAATTAACCATACATTTATTAACAACTACAAAACAATGGTACGTATTTTCGCATACATTAAACGATTTATTACATTATGTCACAAGGTCCCAATCACTCACGGTGCCATCACCGCCGCTGAGATGAACCAAGCCACCAACACCATATGTCGCCTAATCCAGTATTGctattttaaagaagatttaAGTTCTCTTTGTAGAAATGGTTGCATGAAGAGACAATCTAAACTAATTCCACTGTCGCCCTTTTTGCATGATAACCTTATTCGAGTAGGAGGAAGATTGAGTAACTCATCGCTCAAAGCATCCAATTTTACTGCCCTCTTCACATCCATTTTGCAGGACGTTAATTCGATATTTCCACAACCAACACCTTCATGCAGGTACTCAAACTTTGCAAAACCTTATTAG
- the LOC142235612 gene encoding uncharacterized protein LOC142235612 gives MAQHLKLRGKKTNIDISGVGETSTEARYTSSIVIKSLVNGFSSNLDVVIIPSITSYQPSEKLKITKNLHLADESFDQPGSIDLLIGAEFFYNLLLVGQIELENTAILQKTKLGWVVAGCVKHNNNSSFTERTLSSNTVALPSAIPYHCLSVSSNLQSLDNILKIFWKLEHYPPESSIFSLEEQFCEKFFDETTTRCPISNKFIVRLPFKEKPEKLGLANEYTQFIDEYISLAHMKEVSSDDYENRYFIPHHCVIKPDSTTTRLRVVFDASCYTSNGKSLNDILCVGPTIQNVIFNILSRFRFHKYVLVADITKTYRQVLADERDARWQSIVWRKQNASSLTLFQLQTVTYGTSSAPYLTTICLARLAQDEVAEYPLGAAVVAHDFYVDNMMTGADDISKLIQKKSSDIAYEDRESIINVSNMQYVKTLGLRWSSSEDEYSFDYNKSSSSEQTKKRKILSYMAAVFDPLGLINPIVVKCKILMQGLWSMKLNWDESVPQDIFTEWEYIKQQSHLIGNIKIPRC, from the exons ATGGCACAACATCTCAAATTGCGCGGcaagaaaacaaatattgatATATCTGGGGTTGGTGAGACATCGACTGAAGCCCGGTATACCTCTTCAATTGTTATAAAGTCCCTTGTTAATggattttcgtcaaatcttGACGTAGTAATTATACCCTCAATAACGTCTTATCAGCCTAGTGAGAAATTAAAGATAACTAAAAACTTGCATTTGGCCGATGAATCGTTTGATCAGCCAGGATCAATTGATCTTTTGATCGGAGCGGAGTTTTTCTACAATTTGTTACTAGTTGGCCAAATTGAATTGGAAAATAccgcaattttgcaaaaaacgaAACTGGGGTGGGTTGTTGCTGGATGTGTAAAGCACAACAACAATTCATCATTCACAGAGAGAACATTATCATCAAACACTGTTGCCCTACCATCGGCAATACCGTATCACTGCTTGTCGGTTTCATCAAATTTGCAATCTTTAGATaacattctaaaaattttttggaaactggAGCATTACCCTCCAGAATCATCCATATTTTCACTTGAGgagcaattttgtgaaaaattcttcgaTGAAACCACAACCAGGTGTCCAATATCGAACAAATTCATAGTTCGCTTACCATTTAAAGAGAAACCGGAAAAGTTGGG CCTTGCCAATGAATACACACAGTTTATAGATGAATACATCAGCTTAGCACACATGAAAGAGGTTTCATCAGATGATTATGAAAATCGGTATTTTATACCACATCACTGTGTCATAAAACCCGATAGCACTACTACTCGCCTACGTGTTGTTTTTGATGCTTCGTGCTACACATCTAATGGTAAATCACTAAACGACATTCTCTGCGTAGGTCCCAcaattcaaaatgtcattttcaaCATATTAAGCCGATTCCGTTTTCATAAGTACGTCTTGGTAGCCGATATTACTAAAACGTACCGGCAAGTACTTGCCGACGAACGTGATGCACGGTGGCAGTCTATAGTATGGAGAAAACAGAATGCAAGCTCGCTTACTTTATTTCAACTGCAAACAGTTACCTATGGGACAAGTAGCGCTCCGTATTTGACCACGATATGTCTTGCTCGACTTGCACAAGATGAAGTAGCGGAGTATCCGCTCGGGGCGGCAGTGGTTGCGCACGACTTTTATGTCGATAACATGATGACAGGAGCAGATGATATTTCAAAACTTATCCAAAAAAAA TCATCGGATATCGCATATGAGGATAGAGAAAGTATCATAAATGTGTCCAATATGCAATATGTAAAGACTTTGGGACTTCGATGGTCTTCTTCTGAGGACGAATATAGCTTCGATTATAACAAATCATCTTCAtcagaacaaacaaaaaaacgaaaaatactcTCGTACATGGCAGCTGTTTTCGACCCTCTTGGGCTAATAAACCCCATCGTTGTTAAGTGCAAGATTTTAATGCAAGGCCTTTGGTCTATGAAATTAAACTGGGATGAAAGTGTACCACAGGATATTTTCACTGAATGGGAATATATAAAACAACAATCCCACTTAATTGGCAACATAAAAATACCAAG ATGCTAG